CACTTGATGGAATGGGTCAAACAAGCCAACCCGGACATTGTCCTGCTGCAAGAACTCAAAACCACAGAGGACCAGTTCCCCAGAATGGCGATTGAGGAACTGGGCTATAATATGGCCATAGTTGGACAAAAAACCTACAACGGAGTCGCCATTCTCTCCAAAGCCCCGATCGAGATCGAACACACCGCACTGCCTGGCGCCCCTTCCGACGAACAAGCCCGCTACGTGGAAGCGGTGGTGGGGAACGTTCGAGTAGCTTCAATTTATTTACCCAATGGAAATCCACTGGGGACAGAAAAATTTTCATATAAGCTCGCCTGGTTAGATCGCCTGATCACGCATGCGCAATTGCTTTTAGCCCTGGAAGAAGCCGTGGTATTAGGGGGAGACTTTAACGTCTGTCCCACCGACCATGACGTCTATAATCCAATGGGATTTGCCGACGACGCCCTCTGTCGTCCTGAGTCACGTGCCCGTTTTCGGGCCCTCTGCCATCTCGGGTACACCGATGCCCTTCGAGCCCTGCACCCCGAATTGGGGCTCTACACCTATTGGGATTACCAGGCCGGCCGATGGAATCGGGACGAAGGGCTTCGCATCGACCACCTCCTGCTCTCTCCACAAGCGGCAGACCGGTTAGTCGCTGCAGATGTTGATCGGGGACCGCGCGGAATGGACAAACCTTCCGATCACACCCCCGTCTGGTGTGAACTGTCATAGTAAAAGGGATATCACCTGGCCATAGGCTGATCAATATAGAAAGTCCATATTTTCTTTGTTCCTTTCCGAACACTGTTTATCTTTCTTTCTAGCCCAGGTGATAGCCCGTTATGAAAATTTTCCAGACATCTAAAAAAAATCCCACGCTACCCGATTGGCAAATGAAGAAAAATCTTCTATTCTGTAACTCTTTTGGGAACAAACACCCAAAATACTGTAATGCTTATTTTCTGCTGAGAAATTCCTGCTCCAATCCGACGAGCATTCATCACGCATGGACTCCATTAAATTCGGGACTTCAGGGTGGCGGGCCATTATGGCCGAGGACTTTACGGTCCGGAACATCCGTATCGTGTGCCAGGGAATCGCTCAATTTCTCCGTCAACAGAAGCTGGGGCAACAAGGCATCCTTATTGGCTACGACGCACGATTTTTAGGGGAACATTTTGCCAAAGTGGCTGCAGAAGTCATGGCGGCCCATGGGATCCCTTGTCTGATTTGCGACCGGGACACCCCGACCCCGGCTATCTCCTACCACGTGGTCAGTCGCAAATTATCAGGAGCCATGAATATCTCAGCCAGCCACAATTCTCCTGAATGGAACGGGATCAAATTTACGCCGGACTGGGGAGGACCGGCGCTGCCTGAAACCACCAAGGCCATTGAACTGCGCATCCTACCGCTGTTGCATGGAGAACACATCAAATGGCTCCCCTGGGAGCGGGCGACACACGATGGCATGGTGCGGCATTTCGATCCGCAACCCGAATATTTGAAAGCTCTGGAATCGCTGGTGGATCGCGACCGGATCCGGAACGGCCGGATCCGGGTGATTTTTGATCCCCTCTATGGAACCTCCAGGCATTATCTGGATGAATTCCTCCGACAAGCCGGGGCAAAAATGGCCGTCTTACATCATTGGCGAGATCCGTATTTTGGAGGATTTCGACCGGAACCGACCGACGAGACACTTCAGGATCTGCAAGAGACCGTTTGCCGCGAAGGGGCACACCTTGGCCTGGCGACCGACGGAGACGGAGGCCGGTTTGGCATCGTAGATGCCGACGGCACCTTTGTTCAAGCCAACTACATCCTGGCCCTCTTGTTGGATTATCTCATTCGCAGTCGGCAATGGACCGGTGGAGTTGCCCGCTCGGTTGCCACCACCCATCTCATTGATGCCGTGGCAGCACACCATGGACTCACCGTCCACGAAACCCCGGTCGGATTCAAATACCTCGGCGAATTGCTTGCGAAAGGGGAAGTGGTGTTTGGCGGGGAGGAAAGCGCCGGAATGTCCATCAAGGGCCATGTACCGGAAGCAGATGGGATCTTGGCCGGGGCGTTGGTCGCAGAGATGGTGGCCTTTACGGGACAGACCATTCAGGAGTTACTGAATGACCTTTTTGATCGAGTCGGCGCTACGTTCACGACACGACAAGATCTGCCGATGGGCGACCACCTCAAGACACAGGTCAAGCAGGTCTTTGAACATCCACCATCGGAGTTTGCCGGAGCCGAGGTCATCCATGCCAATAAACTGGATGGCTGCAAACTCATCCTGCCGGATAACTCCTGGTATCTCATTCGATTGTCCGGAACCGAATCCCTCGTCCGTTGCTATGGCGAAGCCAAAACCCCTGAACGACTAGAAGAAATTATGCAGGCTGGGCGGGAACTACTGCATTCTCCTCACAATTGAATGTTCACGGGCTTAGAACCCATGGACCTCTCCTCCTCGATACACTGTCATGTTTAGTGAATCAAACTTTATGGACAGGTTATGGCCTGTAGCGTGAAACAGATTTGGTAAAGGGGAAATGAGGTGGGTCAGGCAATTGACCGGAGAAATCCAGACATAGGAGAAAAATTCCGTTTTCAATTCTCTTATGTAGAGGGATCAATAATTTTCAGCCTGGGCATTCCGGATCGATAAAATCCTCGGTCTCGAGTCAACAACGCATCCGCCTGGTGAAGAGCGTGAGCCCCAATAAGAAAGTCAGCCACCATACGATCTCGCCGTCCACCCTTTTGCCGATAATCCTTCCACAATCGCCCGGCAAAAAATGAAGCCTCAACCCCTAAGGGGGAAAATTGCACTCCCAAAGTTTGCAAAACCTCCTGGGCATCGCTCTCAGAAGGAAAAACAGCAGAAACCTCGGCCCACACGACCTCACAAGCGACTAAAGATCCTTGATTAATGCATGAACGAATAGCCTCTTTTGAGTGAACCCCATGAATGGGATCGGCCCCAAAAAGATCAATCAGGACGTTCGTATCAATGGCCGTAATCACTTGGGATCAGGTTTCCCTCGTAATGCCGTCATGGTTTGATCAGTGCGTTGCTTGGTTTTTAATATGCCAAACAATGCTCCCACCGGATCAGACATTTGAGCTTTTGTGGCTACCAGCCTCCCTTTCTCTTCTCGAAAATCCAACACTTGTCCGGGAAGAAGACCTAAACGGTCTCGAAGAGGTTTGGGGATCGTCACTTGTCCTTTTTCAGAGATGGTTGTTTTCATACTTTTATTGTAAGAATTCCTACTCATTTGGTCAAATTACAATACCCGTAGCAAATCCAGAAGAATCACCCTCATGTTCTTCTTCGTTCGTCCAAAATGGTACCGTACCTCACGAATTAAATCAGGGTTTATTCATATAATGGCGAAGGAAACTCCTCTTCGCTTGCTGAGGGGAGCTTCACTTTCTTTCAGCTATTAGAAAAATATTGATTCGAGTGGTATGGAGTAAAAAAGCGGGTGGGCATCCGCCCACCCGCTACGACTCGTTGTGATGAAGAGAAAAAGAATAGAGATGAAGATCCTACCCCGTCAGACGGCGGTTAGCGCCATGGCTTTTTCGATCCTTTTGGCTGTGGCCTTGGCATTGCGGGCTAACCGTTTTTCTTCAACTTTATCGAGTTCATGCTCTATGGCCTGAAAGGCTGAGCGAATGGCTTCTTCAAAGGTTTTTGATTCTTTTCTGGCAGTCACCGTTCGACGCCGGGGAAGCGTCACGACAACCAGCGCCTCCGCGTTATCAGCCCCTTTTTTATGATGGGCATTTTTCGTAAGAGTGACACGGGCATGAATGATGCGGATCGTATCCGTTTGCAACGCCTCAGTTCGTCTCTCAATTTCGGCTTTCCACCGAGGGGTCATGCCAACGTTTCGGCTCTCAATTTTTACATCCAGCGATTGTTCATCCATAGACACTCCTTCTTTGGCTGTTCGTTCAAGCTGTGAAACATCCAACACCTTCCGGCCTGTTTTTCGGATGACGAAATCCTGAGTCAACCCTCCTTTTCTTCTTGTTTCTTACAGTGTAAAAATTTCTCTTTCTTCAGTCAAAGGCCTCATCACGAAATCTGTAATTTTTTTTCTCATTGCAAGACTGATACAGTATATCAGGATAGGTGGAATACCAAGAAGTTTCCACCCTCTCAGCTCAGAGGAGGGCTAGCAGATGTCTATAAATGTAAACGTCAACAGGAGAAATCTTATGAAAATCGGCATGGCATTAGGGTTCGGCGTTCTCGCCAAAACTCTCGGCGTGGCATTGGCCGCTCCCTCGACCCCAACCGGGGGGTCGGATATCACCAAAATCACGAAAACGGATGAAGAGTGGAAGGCGCTGTTAACCCCCATGCAATACCGTGTCTTGCGGCATGAAGACACCGAGCCACCCTTTACCAATGAATATCATCAAAGTAAAGCCAAAGGTATTTACCAATGCGCAGGATGTGATCTGGCGCTCTTTTCTTCCGACACAAAATTCGACAGTGGGACGGGATGGCCCAGCTTTTGGCAACCGATTTCGGAAAAAGTGGTCGAAACCCGCACCGATTGGAAATTGATTTATCCACGAACCGAAGTCCATTGCGCCCAATGTGGTGGCCACCAGGGACACATATTTGACGACGGCCCACCGCCGACGGGATTACGCTATTGCATTAATTCTGCGGCGTTGAATTTTGTTCCGGCGTAGCAAAGCGTTGGTGCACTAACTGCTCGACTGCCGGAAAATGTCGCTCCGGAAGATTTCGAAACCGTTTTCGGCAGTCAGCCACCGCTTCTTCAGCAGACGTATAGTGTCTGGAAGAAGGAAGCAGGTTTTTTGAATACTCGCGCAGTCGCCTCGCGACCATGGGGGCCAAGGTTTCATCCCCGGCCAACGCCTGCGCCGCCGCTTCAATCTTTCCCTGATAGGTGACCAACGCCTGAAATCCAAGACCTTTCAATCGTTGGGTGACGGTGCTGCGATCCCACCCTAAAGCTTTAGCTGTCACCTGCATATCGAATCCATGACGTCGCAGGCATTCCAACACCATGTCATCTTCCAATCGTTCCAGTTCCACCCGACCGTGTCCCTCACCCTTCACTGACGGCAGGACGGGTCTACTGAGATGCAAATCTGCTTCGGTAATGAGGGAACCGTTGGCCAACGCCACGGCCTGGGCCACGGTTTGTCGAAGTTCTCGAATATTGCCTGGCCAGTGATAGGCCATGATCGAATCCAGTGCCCCTTGCGTGAACATCACATTCATTCGATCCTGTTGCCGGGAAAAATACTGTAGGAAGGATTGGGCCAACAAAAGATAGTCTTCCTCCCCTCGTTCCCGAAGAGGAGGCAGAGTCAACACAATACTCCGCAGTCGATAATAGAGATCTTCCCGGTATCGGCCGGCCTCCACATCCTGTTGAAGATTGCAATTTGTCGCCGCGATAATTCGCACATTCACCTGAGTGAGCCGGCTTTCTCCAACCCGGTGAAATGACCCGTCCTCCAGAAACCGCAGCAATTTTGCTTGCAAATCGGATGGGAGTTCGCCGACTTCATCCAAAAAGAGCGTTCCACCATTTGCCGTTTCAATATACCCCTCACGACCAACCGCGCCGGTAAAGGCTCCCTTCACATGGCCGAACAATTCTCCTTCAAATAACTCCGCCCGGATCGCAGCCATATTTACCGACACAAATGGCCCACGACGCCGGGGACTCAATGCATGGGCCGCTCGTGCAAACACCTCTTTGCCCGTACCCGTTTCTCCCAATAGAAGAATGGGGCCCTGGGTTCTAGACGCTTTTTTTAAATCCTGAAATACGCGAAGGACCGCAGGGGCACGGGTCAGAATATGAAGCGACTCACATTCTTGCAGTAATGCCTGATTCTCCCGGGATTCGGACATCTGATGCCCTGCATGCTGCATGGCCGGCACCTGCCGACGAAGATCCTTCAATTCAATCTGCAACCGGTCAATCTGTCGTCGGGTATCTTCTACCTCGGCTTGGGAACACTCCAATTGACGAGACACCCCCCCTTGCTGAGTTTCTAAACCTTCAATAACCGTTGCCGACCGGTGTACATGATCGTGTGCCACATGCAAGCAAGTCTCGAGTTCATGGACATGCTGTTGTCTCTCTGCCAGCTCTGTTTCCAATTGTTGTAGCTGCTGTCGCCCTTGAGTGATCCGCCGTTGGATAATCGACCGGGACCGGGACAACCGCCAAGCCAGCGTTCCCCCTACGGTCATTCCTAAAGCCAAACTTGTACTCAGGATCGGCCACACCCAACCACTATGAAGTCCCCACAGCAGAGCAAGCCCCGCAAGAAGAATAACGGGTAGGCCCATCATCCCAAGGCGGATCAGCGGAATTTCCCGAAGAATAAACCAGGCGAAGAACAGTCCTACGCACACTGTCAGCAGGAAAGCGACCCATACAGGAGTCGTGGAGACCCATCCCTTGGTCAGTACCGCATTGGTCAATAAGACATGAAGAAATTCAGCCGGCACCGCTGATTCCCACGGGGTTGAAAGAGTTGGATTCGTCGACACAGGAGAAAAAAACATCACCGCTTTTCCGCGAAACATCTTGGTTAATTGATCGCGATCTTTACTCTGAATGATGTTCCACACATCCGCAAAGACATACCTGGGAAAGGGTGAAGTGGCCCAACGTCCAACAAACCGGAATTGAGGGTCGTTGATCTTCGGATTAGCTGTGTCCGTTCCTGATAACAACGAGGCCATTACGAGACCGATCGGAGGATGTGGCGATGAACCTGCAGAAAGGGCATGGGACTTCACACCCCTAAACACCCCATCCGCATCAGGTATCACGTCCAGTGTCCCCAGTGCGGTTGCCGCATCGGCCAAGGCGGGAGGAACCGAATACGGGTAGACCACAGACCCGACTCGTTTAGTCACTTCAGCCAGTCGAACCAGTCCAGCCAACCCCCCACATTCCGAGGCTATCGGGGAGGACACATCAATTGAAGGAACGATAACCGCAGCGCCAGCCTCATGAAGGGACAGCAGTGTGGATTCCAACACGGAAAGATCCCATCGTCCTTCCCCACATAACGCGGGACTGGTGCTCTTTGTGACCGTCACCATGACCAGTGAAGGGTCGACAGGTCCAGGGGTCATGTGGGCCAGTTGCCAATCAGTCAACCAACGTTCTCCCTGGGGAAAAAGTGAGGAGACGCTAAAAGCCAACACCGTGCTCGCCAGTGAAAAGGCGAGGGCCAATGTCATGGTCTTGAAACGATCCGTCATTGAGGTCCTAATCATAGAAAATCCAGGAAGTTCCCACTCCCATACATGCAACCCACCTCAGAATTACAACCCCGGCATGACGGTCTGGTCCGGACATCCATTTGCCGCCAATTGCCAGTCTGCGGAAAAACGTTCAGACGATTCAGGAGCAACGGCTCGAACGACCTGACAGGAAAAGGGATCTCCTTCTTTCGCCGTTTGCAGAAAATAATTTCGGATCTGAGGATCTGCCGGAACCAAGCGACCACGCTCTCCATTCACATACCAGGCATGGAGGGTATGTTGGGCAGACTGATCACCGGCCAAGGCCTGGTCGATCACCCATGCAACAACGGGTTCATTCGGCGTCAGGTGGTCCCAGGACCCTTCATCATTGGCCACCTGATTGGACATGGGATGGGGAGGAGCCAACCGGTGAAGATCTTCTCGAATGAGACCAAAGCCGGTTAACACCTCCTGCCGGTCACCGGGCGAAAAGAGATGTCGATGCAGGCCGCGACGGAATTGTGAGAGCTGTTCTCTGGCGGTCTGGGTGAGCGAATCGGCCATCGTGGCCCGACTACTCCGAAACCACCATAACATCGCCAAGGGGATGTTGCGATCCACACCACTGCCATTGGCATACATCGAAGCCAACAGGCTTTGGGCTTCGCCCGATCCGCCTTCCGCCGCCAGACGAAGCGGCTCGACCGCTTCACCGGTCCGGTTCTGAGCACGAAGCACGACCCCCAAATGAAACCATGCATCGACAAATTGAGGCTCAACCTCGACCGCTCGTTGAAAGGCGGCAACAGCCTGAGACAAGTTCCCCGCTTCAGCCTGAGCTTTTCCAATGGCAAAATGGAGGTGTGCCCAGGCCGGTTGCAATCGAGAAGCGGATTGCAGGGCGACCACAGCCCTTTCCCATTGTCGGGTGGCCAGAAGCGCCGAGCCCAACTGAGACCACCCCGGAGCCCATTCAGGACGCTGACCCGTTACCACATCAAATTCAACCGCCGCCTCGTCGACAAGTCCCATGGCAGCCATGGCGACTCCCAAATTATAATGGAGCCATACTCCATCTTTGGCAAAGGGATCCCGGCGTAATGCCTCACGCCAGAGCGAGGCGGCCTGCGCCCAATTTCCCTGACGACTCCAGACAACACCAAGCAGCAATCTCGCTGAAGTCAATCGGGGATCGAGAGAAATGGCCCTTTCCAGTGAAGGAACACTGGCTGATTCGTCTCCTTTCGCAAACAACGCCACACCGATATTGTAATGCGCGGCTACAAGGTCAGGTTGAAGTACTAACGCCTTCCGGGAATGTCCGATCGCCTCGTGATAATTCCCCTCTTGCAAACGGAGTAATCCCAAATTGGCATAGACCTTGGGGAGTTCGGGCTCCAACGCCAGGGCACGCCTCCAGGCCTGTTCGGCCAGAGTATTTTCATGTGATGCATAATAGGCCAACCCCAAGGCTTCATAGGCATGCGCCCAATGAGTTGCGTCATGAATCGTCGCTTGAAAATGGGCCACAGCTTGCACAGGATCTCCTGCAGCCAAATACCCCAATCCCAACGCATAATGGGCTTCAAAAAAATCAGGCTGAAGGCGAAGGACCGCCCGCCATTGCGCCAGGGCCTGCGCAAGGCGACCATCTCGCACCAGAGAGATACCATAGTTATACGAAACCAGGGCTGACAGGTGATACCGCAAGGAGGCCGTGTGAAAATCCAACCGTTCCGCTTGCGACCAGGCCGCAATGGCCCCTTTTAAATCCCCCGTTTTGGCCAGGGCTACCCCAAGATTATGATAGGCATCGGCATAGCCAGGCCGTTGACGAGCAGTCTCCCGAAACTCATCAATGGCCACATCCAGTTCATTCGTGAGAAAAAAATCAATCCCTAACTGAAGATGCGCTTCCGCGGAATCATGAATGGTGGATGAATCCGCTTGGGAGGCATCAGTCACCTCTGCAGAGGAGGGGTAAACGAAAAAAAGCCCCAGCGAGAGGAAAAATCCCAACATCACCGCCCAGACCGTCAAGTAGGCAGGTACCCCTCGATTTACCATCAGTAAAAATTTAGCCATTAGAGATGGGTAAGGTTCAAGAAAACACACGACACCCTCATGAACACCAACTTCAATGTATTAAGAAATCAAGGAAAATGGAAGGGCGCACAGGGAGGATCAGGCCTTTACCGCCATCCCCTGAGAAAAATAGGCGAAAGGCTTCGGAACGCCGGGAAGATAAAAGTTTTCGAGTGCGGAAACTGTCCAACCCTGCGCCTGAATCATCTGAATCATTGGACGGTTTAAATGACAGCCATCGCCAAGATGTTTCCATGCCGGCGTAAGACCATCCTGCCACCGGCGAACCCAACGATCCGGACTTTGTCCATGCTCTAAAAACAACAATTGTCCTCCAGGTCTCACAACCCGATGCAATTCCTGCAGGGCCTTCGAAAGTTGAGGAACGCTGCATAAGGTCATGGTGCTCACAACCGTATCAAAGCAGGCTGAGGGAAAGGGGAGCGCTTCAGCCAGGGCCAGGGCAAGATGAACGGGAATCACCGCCTCAGCCTGAAGCGAGCGGGCCAACGGGATCATCCCGGGGTTGGGATCAATCGCCGTCAAGGAATGGATCTGGGAAGAATAGTAAGAAAAATTGGCGCCGGACCCAAACCCGATTTCCAAAACCATCCCTGACGCCTTTGCAACCAACGCCTGCCGAAAGGGGACAAAACCCGCTTGCCCCATACTCCAATGGACCAGCCTCGGAAACACTCGTCGTGCATACCACCCGCGTTTCATAAGAGACCTTCAGGGCAATTGAATTTGTCTTCTAATTTGCCTTTTCCTAAGCATCAGAATAACGTTTATCCTCCTACAGTAGTCCGACAGCAAGCCCATGTGCCGGAATCCAATAGACGAGATCTTTCAATTTCCCCCGGTTCCTCTAAGAATGAATGACCCGAATGCCAAAGGTCGTTGATAAAGTTTTTACCTCCAGAATGTATACGGTGACAGTGGCATACCTGACCCCATCGATAAGTAATCCAGAGGAAGGGAATGGAGCCTGAAGACCTGACTTGAATGAGTAGGTGCCGGAAGCCCGACTCCTGCTCTCACAAAGGGTCTGTTGAAAAAAGCCGCCAGCGGCGTTCTCGCCATTTTCCCGTGCTCACGTACTAAACGTACGCTCCGCGCGCAAAAACGCCTGCGGCCTTGCTGGACGGACTTTTTTGTACCGACCCGGAGCCTTTGATGAGTCATCTAATCCTGGGCAAATTTGCCCTTGAAAATCTTTATTATTCAACCCTCCCACAAAAGCCCTCACTCATGCCTTCGCTTCATTCCGGTCACCCAAATGAAGGAAGAACTCCCAATTCAGAACCCCAGTTCGAATCTCGACACAATTTTTTGTAAGGGTAGGACTCCTGACAAAGACGATTTAGATGTCGGTAGGATTATTGGTGCCGAAGGCGGGACTTCAAGTCGCAGGAGCGGAAGCCTGTCTCCTGCTCTCACTTAGGGAGCCAGCCCCCTCGTGCCTCCGCTACGCTCCGGTCACCCCATGAAGGGGGAATACCCCCTTCAATACCCCATGTTCAAGCCCCGCTTTTTACCCCATTGAGAGTAAGAAGAGTTTGGAAGTACGAGAAGTATATGAAGTCGGGGAGATTGTTGGTGCCGAAGGCGGGACTTGAACCCGCATGGGTTTCCCCACACGCCCCTCAAACGTGCGTGTCTGCCATTCCACCACTTCGGCACGAAGTAGGCAGATTATGAAACCTCTTGATGTCCTTGTCAACGCGTGAAACGCGGAGTAGAATCCCGGCCATTCTCATTAATTAATTGACCGCCCGAATTAGAGCTCATCATGACCCGCTCGACCTCTTCGCCCGCACCCCTGACTCATTCTCAACACTGGATCGGTGCCTTTTTCGATGTGGATAACACATTGATTCCCGGCGCCTCGATTGAAATCGGATTTTTCCGGTATCTCTGGCAAGACGGTGTCGTGGGTTGGCCGGAGGTATGGCACAGCCTGGAATATGCCATTCGTCACATGCCCCCCGTTTCGTTCAATCCTCTGCGACGGAGGAAGCTGTATCTGATGGGGCATGATGTCTCCCTCATTGAACAGATGGCCAGCGAGTACGTGGAGTTATATGTTGTTCCACGGGTCTCAGCGAGGGCTTTGAATCGATTATCCCGTCATCGGGATGCCGGACATGTCGTAGCCTTCGTCAGCGGATCACCTGAGTTTTTGGTGAAACCACTGGCCGAGGCACTTGGAGTCTCATTGGTATTTGGTGCGAGACCGGAATCCCAGGAAGGACTCTATACGGGCAAGGTGTTTGCCCCGTTGCCCTATGGTGAGGGAAAAGGGCGGTATGTGGAGCGCCTGGCCGCCCGCTTCAATCTGGACCTGACACGTAGCTATGCCTATGGCGATAGCCCTGGAGATTTCCACGCGCTCCAGCTGGTTGGCCATCCTTTTGTCGTAAATCCCATTCGCGGCATGGCGCGCATTGCCCGCGAGCGGGGTTGGCCGATTACACAATGGGCTTAGGAGGCCGCCATCCGGGATGAAACCGACCTGCGTGCTTACGCCAAATTGACCGCTTCTCCGGTCCTTGTTCATCAGAATAGACTTTCTATTCTCCGCACATCATCAAACATATCACTCAACCCGATCCAACCTTGTGACGATTACTCATCTCCGACAGCCACCTAGCGCACCCTTTTCTGTCCCCTCCCCCTCACCCAACTTTTTGAGTACAATGGTATCTGTTGTGTGCTGGAGTTGAGAGTGTTTATGGCCACTTTGCCTTCTTTAAAGATCACCGAAATCTTTCATAGCCTTCAAGGGGAATCCACCCGTGTGGGGCAACCGTGCGTATTTGTCCGGTTAACGGGTTGTCCGCTTCGTTGCACCTGGTGTGACACGGAATATGCCTTTTATGGTGGAAATACCATGCCGATTGAGACAATTCTGGCCCAGGTACAATCATATGGTTGTCCGCTCGTCGAGGTGACCGGCGGTGAACCATTGCATCAACCTGGCTCTCTGGTATTGTTAACACAATTATGCGAGGCTGGAT
Above is a window of Candidatus Nitrospira neomarina DNA encoding:
- a CDS encoding type II toxin-antitoxin system VapC family toxin — translated: MITAIDTNVLIDLFGADPIHGVHSKEAIRSCINQGSLVACEVVWAEVSAVFPSESDAQEVLQTLGVQFSPLGVEASFFAGRLWKDYRQKGGRRDRMVADFLIGAHALHQADALLTRDRGFYRSGMPRLKIIDPST
- a CDS encoding class I SAM-dependent methyltransferase, with amino-acid sequence MKRGWYARRVFPRLVHWSMGQAGFVPFRQALVAKASGMVLEIGFGSGANFSYYSSQIHSLTAIDPNPGMIPLARSLQAEAVIPVHLALALAEALPFPSACFDTVVSTMTLCSVPQLSKALQELHRVVRPGGQLLFLEHGQSPDRWVRRWQDGLTPAWKHLGDGCHLNRPMIQMIQAQGWTVSALENFYLPGVPKPFAYFSQGMAVKA
- a CDS encoding HPF/RaiA family ribosome-associated protein, which codes for MTQDFVIRKTGRKVLDVSQLERTAKEGVSMDEQSLDVKIESRNVGMTPRWKAEIERRTEALQTDTIRIIHARVTLTKNAHHKKGADNAEALVVVTLPRRRTVTARKESKTFEEAIRSAFQAIEHELDKVEEKRLARNAKATAKRIEKAMALTAV
- a CDS encoding phosphoglucomutase/phosphomannomutase family protein, which translates into the protein MDSIKFGTSGWRAIMAEDFTVRNIRIVCQGIAQFLRQQKLGQQGILIGYDARFLGEHFAKVAAEVMAAHGIPCLICDRDTPTPAISYHVVSRKLSGAMNISASHNSPEWNGIKFTPDWGGPALPETTKAIELRILPLLHGEHIKWLPWERATHDGMVRHFDPQPEYLKALESLVDRDRIRNGRIRVIFDPLYGTSRHYLDEFLRQAGAKMAVLHHWRDPYFGGFRPEPTDETLQDLQETVCREGAHLGLATDGDGGRFGIVDADGTFVQANYILALLLDYLIRSRQWTGGVARSVATTHLIDAVAAHHGLTVHETPVGFKYLGELLAKGEVVFGGEESAGMSIKGHVPEADGILAGALVAEMVAFTGQTIQELLNDLFDRVGATFTTRQDLPMGDHLKTQVKQVFEHPPSEFAGAEVIHANKLDGCKLILPDNSWYLIRLSGTESLVRCYGEAKTPERLEEIMQAGRELLHSPHN
- a CDS encoding tetratricopeptide repeat protein is translated as MAKFLLMVNRGVPAYLTVWAVMLGFFLSLGLFFVYPSSAEVTDASQADSSTIHDSAEAHLQLGIDFFLTNELDVAIDEFRETARQRPGYADAYHNLGVALAKTGDLKGAIAAWSQAERLDFHTASLRYHLSALVSYNYGISLVRDGRLAQALAQWRAVLRLQPDFFEAHYALGLGYLAAGDPVQAVAHFQATIHDATHWAHAYEALGLAYYASHENTLAEQAWRRALALEPELPKVYANLGLLRLQEGNYHEAIGHSRKALVLQPDLVAAHYNIGVALFAKGDESASVPSLERAISLDPRLTSARLLLGVVWSRQGNWAQAASLWREALRRDPFAKDGVWLHYNLGVAMAAMGLVDEAAVEFDVVTGQRPEWAPGWSQLGSALLATRQWERAVVALQSASRLQPAWAHLHFAIGKAQAEAGNLSQAVAAFQRAVEVEPQFVDAWFHLGVVLRAQNRTGEAVEPLRLAAEGGSGEAQSLLASMYANGSGVDRNIPLAMLWWFRSSRATMADSLTQTAREQLSQFRRGLHRHLFSPGDRQEVLTGFGLIREDLHRLAPPHPMSNQVANDEGSWDHLTPNEPVVAWVIDQALAGDQSAQHTLHAWYVNGERGRLVPADPQIRNYFLQTAKEGDPFSCQVVRAVAPESSERFSADWQLAANGCPDQTVMPGL
- a CDS encoding sigma 54-interacting transcriptional regulator; its protein translation is MIRTSMTDRFKTMTLALAFSLASTVLAFSVSSLFPQGERWLTDWQLAHMTPGPVDPSLVMVTVTKSTSPALCGEGRWDLSVLESTLLSLHEAGAAVIVPSIDVSSPIASECGGLAGLVRLAEVTKRVGSVVYPYSVPPALADAATALGTLDVIPDADGVFRGVKSHALSAGSSPHPPIGLVMASLLSGTDTANPKINDPQFRFVGRWATSPFPRYVFADVWNIIQSKDRDQLTKMFRGKAVMFFSPVSTNPTLSTPWESAVPAEFLHVLLTNAVLTKGWVSTTPVWVAFLLTVCVGLFFAWFILREIPLIRLGMMGLPVILLAGLALLWGLHSGWVWPILSTSLALGMTVGGTLAWRLSRSRSIIQRRITQGRQQLQQLETELAERQQHVHELETCLHVAHDHVHRSATVIEGLETQQGGVSRQLECSQAEVEDTRRQIDRLQIELKDLRRQVPAMQHAGHQMSESRENQALLQECESLHILTRAPAVLRVFQDLKKASRTQGPILLLGETGTGKEVFARAAHALSPRRRGPFVSVNMAAIRAELFEGELFGHVKGAFTGAVGREGYIETANGGTLFLDEVGELPSDLQAKLLRFLEDGSFHRVGESRLTQVNVRIIAATNCNLQQDVEAGRYREDLYYRLRSIVLTLPPLRERGEEDYLLLAQSFLQYFSRQQDRMNVMFTQGALDSIMAYHWPGNIRELRQTVAQAVALANGSLITEADLHLSRPVLPSVKGEGHGRVELERLEDDMVLECLRRHGFDMQVTAKALGWDRSTVTQRLKGLGFQALVTYQGKIEAAAQALAGDETLAPMVARRLREYSKNLLPSSRHYTSAEEAVADCRKRFRNLPERHFPAVEQLVHQRFATPEQNSTPQN
- the msrB gene encoding peptide-methionine (R)-S-oxide reductase MsrB encodes the protein MKIGMALGFGVLAKTLGVALAAPSTPTGGSDITKITKTDEEWKALLTPMQYRVLRHEDTEPPFTNEYHQSKAKGIYQCAGCDLALFSSDTKFDSGTGWPSFWQPISEKVVETRTDWKLIYPRTEVHCAQCGGHQGHIFDDGPPPTGLRYCINSAALNFVPA
- the xth gene encoding exodeoxyribonuclease III, with protein sequence MKIATWNVNSIKVRIPHLMEWVKQANPDIVLLQELKTTEDQFPRMAIEELGYNMAIVGQKTYNGVAILSKAPIEIEHTALPGAPSDEQARYVEAVVGNVRVASIYLPNGNPLGTEKFSYKLAWLDRLITHAQLLLALEEAVVLGGDFNVCPTDHDVYNPMGFADDALCRPESRARFRALCHLGYTDALRALHPELGLYTYWDYQAGRWNRDEGLRIDHLLLSPQAADRLVAADVDRGPRGMDKPSDHTPVWCELS
- a CDS encoding AbrB/MazE/SpoVT family DNA-binding domain-containing protein → MKTTISEKGQVTIPKPLRDRLGLLPGQVLDFREEKGRLVATKAQMSDPVGALFGILKTKQRTDQTMTALRGKPDPK